Proteins found in one Halobaculum sp. MBLA0147 genomic segment:
- a CDS encoding 50S ribosomal protein L3 has product MPQPSRPRKGSMGFGPRTRSASEVPRLRSWPDDDGAAGVQGFAGYKAGMTHVVMVNDEDDSPRQGMEESVPVTVVEVPEMRAVAVRAYEETSYGKKPLTEVWTGEFHEELDRTLDLPSEDTFDADADELRSLVDDGAVDDLRLITHTQPATLQNVPKKEPDVMETRVGGESVADRVDYALDLVEDGGSHEFGDVFRAGEYLDAAGITKGKGTQGPVKRWGVQKRKGKHARQGWRRRIGNLGPWNPSRVRSTVPQQGQTGYHQRTELNKRLLDFGDGDDASVDGGFVNYGEVDGQYALIKGSLPGPEKRLLRFRPAVRPNDQPRLDPEVRYVSTESNQG; this is encoded by the coding sequence GCCCGACGACGACGGGGCCGCGGGCGTGCAGGGCTTCGCCGGCTACAAGGCCGGGATGACCCACGTCGTGATGGTGAACGACGAGGACGACTCCCCCCGACAGGGGATGGAGGAGTCCGTACCCGTCACCGTCGTGGAGGTCCCGGAGATGCGCGCCGTCGCCGTCCGAGCCTACGAGGAGACGTCGTACGGGAAGAAACCGCTCACCGAGGTCTGGACGGGAGAGTTCCACGAGGAGCTCGACCGGACGCTGGACCTCCCGTCGGAGGACACCTTCGACGCCGACGCCGACGAGCTGCGGTCGCTCGTCGACGACGGGGCGGTCGACGACCTGCGGCTGATCACACACACCCAACCCGCGACGCTGCAGAACGTCCCCAAGAAGGAGCCGGACGTGATGGAGACGCGCGTCGGCGGCGAGAGCGTCGCCGACCGCGTCGACTACGCGCTGGATCTCGTCGAGGACGGCGGTTCTCACGAGTTCGGTGACGTGTTCCGCGCCGGGGAGTACCTGGACGCGGCCGGCATCACGAAGGGGAAGGGTACCCAGGGCCCCGTCAAGCGCTGGGGCGTCCAAAAGCGAAAGGGGAAGCACGCCCGTCAGGGGTGGCGCCGACGGATCGGCAACCTCGGGCCGTGGAACCCCTCCCGCGTCCGCTCGACGGTCCCCCAGCAGGGGCAGACCGGCTACCACCAGCGGACGGAGTTGAACAAGCGCCTGCTCGACTTCGGCGACGGCGACGACGCGTCCGTCGACGGCGGCTTCGTCAACTACGGCGAGGTCGACGGGCAGTACGCGCTGATCAAGGGGTCGCTGCCGGGCCCCGAGAAGCGGCTCCTCCGCTTCCGCCCGGCGGTCAGACCGAACGACCAGCCGCGCCTCGACCCCGAGGTACGGTACGTGTCCACGGAGTCTAACCAAGGATGA
- the rpl4p gene encoding 50S ribosomal protein L4, whose protein sequence is MTATVYDLDGEETGDVELPDVFDTQYRPDLIRQAVLAAQANRKQAYGADEFAGMRTPAESQGSGRGMAHVPRENGQGRRVPQTVSGRKAHPPKAEKDQGKQINDKERKLAVRSALAATTDAELVAERGHEFDDDLELPLVVTDEFEELEKTREVVDLLEALGVHADVERADEGRQIKAGQGSTRGRKYREPSSILFVTSEEPSRAARNLAGVDVTTAAEVNAEELAPGTHPGRLTVFTEAALEEVTDR, encoded by the coding sequence ATGACAGCGACAGTGTACGACCTCGACGGCGAGGAGACCGGGGACGTCGAACTCCCGGACGTGTTCGACACTCAGTACCGGCCGGACCTGATCCGGCAGGCGGTCCTCGCCGCGCAGGCAAACCGGAAACAGGCGTACGGCGCAGACGAGTTCGCCGGCATGCGGACGCCGGCGGAGTCGCAAGGGTCGGGCCGCGGGATGGCCCACGTGCCCCGCGAGAACGGACAGGGACGCCGCGTCCCACAGACCGTCTCCGGGCGCAAGGCCCACCCGCCGAAGGCCGAGAAGGACCAGGGCAAGCAGATCAACGACAAGGAACGGAAACTCGCCGTCCGCTCGGCGCTGGCCGCGACGACGGACGCCGAGTTGGTGGCCGAGCGCGGCCACGAGTTCGACGACGACCTCGAACTCCCGCTCGTCGTCACCGACGAGTTCGAGGAGTTGGAGAAGACGCGCGAGGTCGTCGACCTGTTGGAGGCGCTGGGCGTCCACGCGGACGTCGAGCGCGCCGACGAGGGGCGCCAGATCAAGGCCGGACAGGGGTCGACCCGTGGCCGGAAGTACCGCGAGCCCTCGTCGATCCTGTTCGTGACCAGCGAGGAGCCGTCGCGTGCGGCCCGCAACCTCGCGGGTGTCGACGTGACGACCGCGGCAGAGGTGAACGCCGAGGAACTCGCACCGGGGACGCACCCGGGGCGGCTGACGGTGTTCACGGAGGCCGCACTCGAGGAGGTGACCGACAGATGA
- a CDS encoding 50S ribosomal protein L23, producing the protein MTIKHPLVTEKAMDEMDFANKLQFVVATDASKPEVRDAVESQFDVSVESVNTQVTPRGQKKATVRLSEDDDAQDVASRIGVF; encoded by the coding sequence ATGACGATCAAACACCCACTCGTCACGGAGAAGGCGATGGACGAGATGGACTTCGCGAACAAGCTCCAGTTCGTGGTCGCCACGGACGCGAGCAAACCCGAGGTCCGCGACGCCGTCGAGTCGCAGTTCGACGTGAGCGTCGAGAGCGTGAACACACAGGTGACGCCGCGTGGCCAGAAGAAGGCCACAGTACGGCTCTCGGAGGACGACGACGCACAGGACGTCGCCTCCAGGATCGGGGTGTTCTGA
- a CDS encoding 50S ribosomal protein L2, with the protein MGARIQGQRRGRGGSTFRAPSHRYKSDKQHKTTEDDETVSGEIVDIEHDPARSAPLADVEFEDGDRRLVLAPEGVTVGEEIQIGVSAEIEPGNTLPLAEIPEGVPVCNVESKPGDGGKFARASGVAATLLTHDRDVTVVQLPSDEVKRLNPDCRATIGVVAGGGRTEKPFVKAGNKHHKMKARGTKYPRVRGVAMNAIDHPFGGGGRQHPGKPKSISRDAPPGRKVGDIASKRTGTGRDS; encoded by the coding sequence ATGGGCGCACGAATTCAGGGACAACGACGCGGGCGCGGTGGCTCGACGTTCCGAGCGCCGTCGCACCGCTACAAGTCGGACAAACAGCACAAGACGACCGAGGACGACGAGACGGTCTCCGGCGAGATCGTCGACATCGAGCACGACCCGGCACGCTCCGCCCCGCTGGCGGACGTGGAGTTCGAGGACGGCGACCGCCGCCTCGTGCTCGCTCCGGAGGGCGTGACGGTCGGCGAGGAGATCCAGATCGGCGTCTCGGCCGAGATCGAGCCGGGCAACACGCTCCCGCTGGCGGAGATCCCGGAGGGCGTCCCGGTGTGTAACGTCGAGAGCAAGCCGGGCGACGGCGGCAAGTTCGCGCGTGCGTCGGGTGTCGCCGCGACACTGCTGACCCACGACCGCGACGTGACCGTCGTCCAGCTGCCCAGCGACGAGGTCAAGCGGCTGAACCCGGACTGCCGGGCCACGATCGGCGTGGTCGCGGGCGGCGGGCGGACGGAGAAGCCGTTCGTGAAGGCCGGCAACAAGCACCACAAGATGAAGGCGCGTGGGACGAAGTACCCGCGTGTCCGTGGGGTCGCGATGAACGCCATCGACCACCCGTTCGGTGGCGGTGGCCGCCAGCACCCCGGCAAGCCCAAGTCCATCTCGCGGGACGCCCCGCCGGGACGGAAGGTGGGAGACATCGCGTCGAAACGAACCGGAACTGGGAGGGACTCCTAG
- a CDS encoding 30S ribosomal protein S19, with product MSSSEYRTGREGEFTYRGHTLDELQEMDLDEVSELLPARARRTIDRGLDTEQRKLLERAREAGAEETANDPIRTHLRDMPIVPEFVGLTFAVYTGQSFERVEVEPEMIGHYLGEFQLTRTSVEHGQAGIGATRSSKFVPLK from the coding sequence ATGAGCTCGAGTGAGTACCGAACCGGCCGCGAGGGTGAGTTCACCTACCGCGGTCACACGTTGGACGAGTTGCAGGAGATGGATCTCGACGAGGTGTCGGAACTGCTCCCCGCACGCGCGCGGCGAACTATCGACCGAGGACTGGACACGGAACAGCGGAAGCTGCTCGAACGCGCCCGCGAGGCGGGCGCAGAGGAGACGGCCAACGATCCGATCCGGACGCACCTGCGGGACATGCCGATCGTCCCGGAGTTCGTCGGGTTGACGTTCGCCGTCTACACCGGGCAGTCGTTCGAACGCGTCGAGGTGGAGCCGGAGATGATCGGGCACTACCTCGGCGAGTTCCAGTTGACCCGCACGTCCGTCGAGCACGGCCAGGCCGGCATCGGGGCGACCCGGTCCTCGAAGTTCGTCCCCCTCAAGTGA
- a CDS encoding 50S ribosomal protein L22, protein MGINYSVEADPDTSAKGMLRDRNISLKHSKAIASAIKGETVADAEEYLEAVIAEERSVPFKQHNSGVGHRSDIDGWDAGRYPQQAAEDFLKLLENVANNADRQGFDAEEMVIAHTAPHKVGEQTSQQPRAMGRASPHNTPEVDVEMIIEEVDD, encoded by the coding sequence ATGGGAATCAACTACAGCGTCGAGGCGGACCCGGACACCTCCGCGAAGGGGATGTTGCGGGACCGCAACATCAGCCTGAAGCACAGCAAGGCCATCGCCAGCGCGATCAAAGGCGAGACGGTCGCCGACGCCGAGGAGTACCTCGAGGCGGTGATCGCCGAGGAGCGGTCCGTGCCGTTCAAACAGCACAACTCCGGCGTCGGACACCGCTCGGACATCGACGGCTGGGACGCGGGGCGGTACCCGCAGCAGGCCGCCGAGGACTTCCTGAAGCTGCTGGAGAACGTGGCCAACAACGCCGACCGGCAGGGGTTCGACGCCGAGGAGATGGTGATCGCCCACACGGCGCCGCACAAGGTCGGTGAACAGACCAGTCAACAGCCGCGAGCGATGGGCCGCGCGAGCCCGCACAACACACCGGAGGTAGACGTCGAGATGATCATCGAGGAGGTCGACGACTGA
- a CDS encoding 30S ribosomal protein S3 produces MADEQAFIEDGLQRTQIDEFFEDELGRAGYGGMDVAKTPMGTQIVLKAEKPGMVIGKGGKNIRKITTELEERFDMEDPQVDVQEVEEPDLNARVVADKLANALERGWYFRRAGHTTIDRIMESGALGAEIVLSGKVTGARSRVEKFNRGYIKHNGEPADDVVDEGQGVAVMQLGTIGVTVKIIPPNAELPDDFEVAEDVEAPEVEQQIEEEGVESLLEEEPDEVPDVVDEADDAAATDADDAIDEEIVEEVVEAETEDLPGEEEDVEVPGGEEEIGEELDDLDEEIESEAADLVGEMEDAADEDEDTEE; encoded by the coding sequence ATGGCGGACGAACAGGCGTTCATCGAGGACGGCCTCCAGCGTACCCAGATCGACGAGTTCTTCGAGGACGAACTCGGTCGGGCTGGCTACGGTGGGATGGACGTGGCGAAGACGCCGATGGGCACACAGATCGTGCTCAAGGCGGAGAAGCCCGGCATGGTGATCGGGAAGGGTGGGAAGAACATCCGGAAGATCACCACCGAACTCGAAGAGCGGTTCGACATGGAGGACCCGCAGGTCGACGTCCAGGAGGTCGAGGAGCCGGACCTCAACGCACGCGTCGTCGCCGACAAGCTGGCCAACGCCCTGGAGCGTGGCTGGTACTTCCGGCGGGCGGGCCACACCACCATCGACCGCATCATGGAGTCGGGCGCGTTGGGTGCCGAGATCGTCCTGTCGGGGAAGGTCACGGGCGCCCGCTCGCGCGTCGAGAAGTTCAACCGGGGCTACATCAAGCACAACGGCGAACCCGCCGACGACGTGGTCGACGAGGGCCAGGGCGTCGCCGTGATGCAGTTGGGTACCATCGGCGTGACGGTGAAGATCATCCCGCCGAACGCGGAGCTGCCCGACGACTTCGAGGTGGCCGAGGACGTCGAGGCCCCCGAGGTCGAACAGCAGATCGAGGAGGAGGGCGTCGAGTCCCTCCTCGAAGAGGAGCCCGACGAGGTGCCGGACGTGGTCGACGAGGCGGACGACGCCGCGGCGACCGACGCCGACGACGCCATCGACGAGGAGATCGTCGAGGAGGTCGTCGAGGCGGAGACCGAGGACCTCCCCGGGGAAGAGGAGGACGTCGAAGTCCCCGGCGGCGAGGAGGAGATCGGCGAGGAACTGGACGATCTCGACGAGGAGATCGAGAGCGAAGCCGCGGACCTGGTCGGCGAGATGGAAGACGCCGCCGACGAGGACGAAGACACGGAGGAGTGA
- the rpmC gene encoding 50S ribosomal protein L29, translating to MAILHTAEIRDMTPAERQSELEELETELLNAKAVQAAGGAPENPGRYGELKTTIARIKTIQREEGDLDDDE from the coding sequence ATGGCGATCCTTCACACGGCCGAGATCCGCGACATGACGCCCGCCGAGCGACAGTCCGAGCTCGAGGAACTCGAGACGGAACTGCTCAACGCGAAGGCAGTGCAGGCGGCGGGTGGTGCCCCGGAGAACCCGGGGCGGTACGGCGAGTTGAAGACGACGATCGCGCGGATCAAGACGATCCAGCGCGAGGAAGGCGACTTGGACGACGACGAGTAG
- a CDS encoding ribonuclease P protein component 1, whose translation MTPTPETLTRHELVGLPVRVAAAPNPDAVGIVGRVASESERTLLVRGPSGRAGRHGGADTRRAAATDSATASDGACPTQGASGVGVTGSVVDRRVPKGDATFEFALPADPSKTAVGWAHVPPASGATDEAADHREGSGSTFELPWETPGTGATRPAGQSGGGEDVVYVTVDGERLLSRPAFRTERAGDSIWQSD comes from the coding sequence ATGACACCGACACCCGAGACGCTCACGCGACACGAACTCGTCGGCCTCCCGGTCAGGGTGGCCGCCGCGCCCAACCCCGACGCCGTCGGGATCGTGGGCCGTGTCGCGAGCGAGTCCGAGCGGACGCTGCTCGTCCGCGGGCCGAGCGGTCGTGCCGGGCGGCACGGCGGCGCGGACACCCGACGAGCGGCCGCGACGGACTCTGCGACCGCGTCGGACGGCGCGTGTCCGACGCAGGGGGCGTCCGGGGTCGGTGTGACCGGGTCGGTCGTCGACCGCCGGGTGCCGAAGGGCGACGCGACGTTCGAGTTCGCGCTCCCGGCGGACCCGTCGAAGACCGCGGTCGGTTGGGCGCACGTCCCGCCGGCGAGCGGTGCCACAGATGAAGCCGCCGACCACCGCGAGGGGTCGGGGTCCACGTTCGAACTGCCGTGGGAAACTCCCGGCACGGGGGCGACCCGGCCAGCCGGGCAGTCCGGCGGCGGCGAGGACGTGGTCTACGTTACGGTGGATGGGGAACGACTGCTCTCACGACCCGCCTTCCGCACGGAACGTGCAGGTGATTCGATATGGCAATCGGACTGA
- a CDS encoding 30S ribosomal protein S17, whose translation MAIGLNVTDPETTCSDQNCPFHGTLSVRGQTLEGTVASTDMTKTVVVEREYDVYVPKYDRYMKRRSRVSAHHPPCLDVEEGDEVRIAETRPLSKTKSHVVVETVGGED comes from the coding sequence ATGGCAATCGGACTGAACGTAACAGACCCGGAGACGACGTGTTCGGACCAGAACTGTCCGTTCCACGGCACGCTGAGTGTCCGCGGACAGACGCTGGAGGGGACGGTCGCCTCCACAGACATGACGAAGACCGTAGTGGTCGAGCGGGAGTACGACGTGTACGTCCCGAAGTACGACCGCTACATGAAGCGACGGAGCCGCGTGTCCGCACACCACCCACCCTGCCTCGACGTCGAGGAGGGTGACGAGGTGCGGATCGCCGAGACACGACCCCTCTCGAAGACGAAGTCACACGTCGTCGTCGAGACGGTCGGAGGTGAGGACTGA
- a CDS encoding 50S ribosomal protein L14: protein MQALKADVTQGLEKGSLITCADNTGARELKVISVSGYGGTKNRHPKAGVGDKVTVSVTKGTPEMRRQVLEAVIVRQRKPIRRPDGTRVKFADNAAVVIDDVEEPRGTEIKGPIAREVAERFGSIASTATQIV from the coding sequence ATGCAAGCGCTGAAGGCCGACGTGACGCAGGGGCTCGAGAAGGGCTCGCTGATCACGTGTGCCGACAACACCGGTGCGCGTGAGCTGAAGGTCATCAGTGTCTCGGGGTACGGCGGCACCAAGAACAGACACCCCAAAGCGGGCGTGGGCGACAAGGTGACCGTCTCGGTCACCAAGGGGACCCCGGAGATGCGCCGCCAGGTGCTGGAGGCGGTGATCGTCCGGCAGCGGAAACCGATCCGTCGCCCAGACGGGACTCGCGTGAAGTTCGCGGACAACGCCGCGGTCGTCATCGACGACGTGGAAGAGCCGCGTGGGACCGAAATCAAGGGGCCCATCGCACGCGAGGTCGCCGAACGCTTCGGGAGTATCGCGAGCACCGCGACACAGATCGTATGA
- the rplX gene encoding 50S ribosomal protein L24, translating into MTEQPHKQRTQTREAPLHERQRQVRATLSEELREEYGQRNVRVNAGDTVEVMRGDFAGEEGEVLDVDLRATTVTVEDVTVESADGEETPRPLDASNLRVTELDLEDDRREARLESDEEAA; encoded by the coding sequence ATGACAGAGCAACCACACAAACAACGGACCCAGACGCGCGAGGCGCCCCTCCACGAGCGCCAGCGACAGGTCCGCGCGACGCTGTCCGAGGAACTCCGCGAGGAGTACGGCCAGCGCAACGTCCGCGTCAACGCGGGCGACACCGTCGAGGTGATGCGCGGGGACTTCGCCGGCGAGGAGGGCGAGGTGCTCGACGTCGACCTCCGAGCGACGACGGTCACCGTCGAGGACGTGACCGTCGAGAGCGCCGACGGCGAGGAGACGCCGCGTCCCCTGGACGCGTCGAACCTCCGCGTCACGGAGCTCGACTTGGAGGACGACCGCCGCGAGGCGCGTCTGGAGTCCGACGAGGAGGCTGCGTAA
- a CDS encoding 30S ribosomal protein S4e, translating into MTKHQKRLSAPDSWPVERKEETFTVKADAGPHGESGVPLLIVLRDVLGYVDSRKEARYALDGGSVLVNGDANVSEDRPVGMFDILAFTERDEYYRVFPSEGGRLSLTPIDADAAASRLGKVVGKRQVGDGEFQYTLHDGTTLVTDGGYGGNDSLVIDNETKEIVAHFPYEEGALVTAVDGAHAGEIGEIEEIRVTPGSGDNGVAVAQDEDGFETVEEYVVVIDENFTDGGDGE; encoded by the coding sequence ATGACGAAACACCAGAAGCGACTCTCGGCCCCCGACTCGTGGCCGGTCGAACGGAAGGAAGAGACGTTCACGGTGAAGGCCGACGCCGGACCGCACGGCGAGAGCGGTGTGCCCCTGCTGATCGTCCTGCGGGACGTGTTGGGGTACGTCGACTCCCGGAAGGAGGCGCGTTACGCGCTGGACGGCGGGTCGGTGCTGGTCAACGGGGACGCCAACGTCTCCGAGGACCGCCCGGTCGGGATGTTCGACATCCTGGCGTTCACCGAGCGAGACGAGTACTACCGCGTGTTCCCGTCGGAGGGTGGGCGGCTGTCGCTGACCCCCATCGACGCGGACGCCGCGGCCTCCCGACTCGGGAAGGTCGTCGGCAAGCGGCAGGTCGGCGACGGCGAGTTCCAGTACACGCTCCACGACGGCACCACGCTGGTGACCGACGGCGGGTACGGCGGGAACGACTCGCTGGTGATCGACAACGAGACGAAGGAGATCGTCGCGCACTTCCCGTACGAGGAGGGTGCGCTGGTGACGGCCGTCGACGGCGCACACGCCGGCGAGATCGGCGAGATCGAGGAGATCCGCGTCACGCCCGGCTCCGGCGACAACGGCGTCGCCGTCGCCCAAGACGAGGACGGCTTCGAGACGGTCGAAGAGTACGTCGTCGTGATCGACGAGAACTTCACCGACGGAGGTGACGGCGAATGA
- a CDS encoding 50S ribosomal protein L5: MSEADDAGFHPMREPSVEKVVVHMGVGRGGRELADAEEILEDVTGQQSVRTQAERSIGEFDIREGDPIGAKVTLRGDDATSFLETALPLANLSRSQFDDVGNVSFGVEEHTEFPSQEYDPTIGIYGLDVTVTLTRPGYRVSQRDKETRSIPNNHRMNVDDAVAYLEQEFDVEVDG; the protein is encoded by the coding sequence ATGAGCGAGGCAGACGACGCCGGCTTCCACCCGATGCGGGAGCCGAGCGTGGAGAAGGTCGTCGTCCACATGGGCGTCGGCCGCGGCGGCCGCGAACTCGCGGACGCCGAGGAGATCCTCGAGGACGTCACCGGCCAGCAGTCCGTCCGGACGCAGGCGGAACGGTCGATCGGGGAGTTCGACATCCGCGAGGGTGACCCGATCGGCGCGAAGGTGACGCTGCGCGGGGACGACGCCACGTCGTTCCTGGAGACGGCGCTGCCGCTGGCAAACCTCTCGCGCTCGCAGTTCGACGACGTCGGCAACGTCAGCTTCGGGGTCGAGGAACACACGGAGTTCCCGAGCCAGGAGTACGACCCGACGATCGGGATCTACGGGCTGGACGTGACGGTCACGCTGACGCGCCCGGGCTACCGGGTGTCGCAGCGCGACAAGGAGACCCGGTCGATCCCGAACAACCACCGGATGAACGTCGACGACGCGGTGGCGTACCTCGAACAGGAGTTCGACGTGGAGGTCGACGGATGA
- a CDS encoding 30S ribosomal protein S14: MSDSETETDDLTETPTGEQATKRTDDNVACRRCDRKQGLVGKYDINLCRQCFREVARSMGFRKYR, translated from the coding sequence ATGAGCGACAGCGAGACAGAGACAGACGACCTGACGGAGACGCCGACGGGCGAGCAGGCCACCAAGCGCACCGACGACAACGTCGCGTGCCGGCGGTGTGACCGCAAGCAGGGGTTGGTCGGGAAGTACGACATCAACCTCTGCCGACAGTGCTTCCGCGAGGTGGCTCGCTCGATGGGCTTCCGCAAGTACCGATAA
- a CDS encoding 30S ribosomal protein S8 yields the protein MAGNDPLADALAGLDNAEGVGNLAYTAEPASNTIGSVLEVLYDRGYVDGFEYVEDGKAGKFEVELKGAINECGVVKPRYSVGADDFEKWEKRYLPARDYGALIVTTSQGVMSHYEAREAGVGGQILAYVY from the coding sequence ATGGCAGGCAACGATCCACTCGCCGACGCGCTGGCAGGCCTCGACAACGCCGAGGGCGTCGGTAACCTAGCGTACACGGCAGAGCCCGCCTCGAACACCATCGGCTCCGTCCTGGAGGTGCTGTACGACCGCGGCTACGTCGACGGCTTCGAGTACGTCGAGGACGGCAAGGCCGGGAAGTTCGAGGTCGAACTGAAGGGCGCGATCAACGAGTGCGGCGTGGTGAAACCGCGGTACTCGGTGGGCGCAGACGACTTCGAGAAGTGGGAGAAGCGGTACCTCCCGGCTCGAGACTACGGCGCGCTCATCGTCACCACGTCACAAGGCGTCATGAGCCACTACGAGGCCCGCGAGGCGGGCGTCGGTGGCCAGATACTCGCGTACGTCTACTGA
- a CDS encoding 50S ribosomal protein L6 has protein sequence MTRTTIDIPEDVTAEVDHLDLTVEGPEGSVTRQLWYPDVSVSVADGAVVIERPDDADRQTEATVGTFQSHVENMFHGVTEGWTYEMEVFYAHFPMDVDADGEEVVIENFLGERAPRTADVLGDTTVEIDGEEITLTGPSKEDVGQTAANIEQLTRVTDKDQRVFQDGVYITQKPRGGA, from the coding sequence ATGACACGAACGACAATCGACATTCCGGAGGACGTGACGGCCGAGGTCGACCACCTCGACCTGACCGTCGAGGGGCCCGAGGGCTCCGTCACGCGACAGCTCTGGTACCCCGACGTGTCCGTCAGCGTCGCGGACGGCGCGGTCGTGATCGAGCGACCGGACGACGCCGACCGACAGACGGAGGCGACCGTCGGCACGTTCCAGAGTCACGTGGAGAACATGTTCCACGGCGTGACCGAGGGCTGGACCTACGAGATGGAGGTCTTCTACGCACACTTCCCGATGGACGTGGACGCGGACGGCGAGGAGGTCGTCATCGAGAACTTCCTCGGCGAGCGCGCACCCCGCACCGCGGACGTGCTGGGCGACACGACCGTCGAGATCGACGGCGAGGAGATCACCCTCACGGGTCCGTCCAAGGAGGACGTCGGCCAGACGGCCGCGAACATCGAACAGCTCACCCGCGTCACGGACAAAGACCAGCGGGTGTTCCAAGACGGCGTCTACATCACCCAGAAGCCGCGAGGTGGTGCCTAG
- a CDS encoding 50S ribosomal protein L32e, which translates to MSDEIETLEDISGVGSSKADALREAGYETVEDVKAAAQSELAEVDGVGNALAARIKADVGGLEVDEETEAEIEDDTDEDVETDEETEDVETELRARGHADKTPELDDETARALAQKHRENTPQFNRQDHHKKKRVSTSWRRPRGTLSKQRIGIKGKGDTVEAGFRSPTASRDLHPSGFEEVYVHNTDDLEGVDPDTEAVRIASTVGGRKRELIEDECEERAIRVLNPTYEEVEVSDD; encoded by the coding sequence ATGAGCGACGAGATCGAGACGCTGGAGGACATCTCCGGTGTCGGCTCGTCGAAGGCGGACGCGCTCCGCGAGGCCGGCTACGAGACCGTCGAGGACGTGAAGGCCGCCGCCCAGTCGGAGTTGGCGGAGGTCGACGGCGTCGGCAACGCACTGGCCGCCCGCATCAAGGCGGACGTCGGTGGGCTCGAGGTCGACGAGGAGACCGAGGCCGAGATCGAAGACGACACCGACGAGGACGTCGAGACGGACGAGGAGACCGAGGACGTGGAGACGGAACTCCGCGCCCGCGGGCACGCCGACAAGACGCCGGAGTTGGACGACGAGACGGCGCGTGCACTCGCACAGAAGCACCGCGAGAACACGCCGCAGTTCAACCGGCAGGACCACCACAAGAAGAAGCGCGTGTCGACCTCGTGGCGGCGTCCCCGTGGGACGCTGTCGAAACAGCGGATCGGCATCAAGGGCAAAGGCGACACCGTCGAGGCCGGGTTCCGGTCGCCGACGGCGTCGCGCGATCTCCACCCGAGCGGCTTCGAGGAGGTGTACGTCCACAACACGGACGACCTCGAGGGGGTCGACCCCGACACGGAGGCCGTCCGGATCGCGTCGACGGTCGGCGGTCGCAAGCGCGAACTGATCGAAGACGAGTGCGAGGAGCGAGCGATCCGCGTGCTCAACCCGACCTACGAGGAAGTGGAGGTGAGCGATGACTGA
- a CDS encoding 50S ribosomal protein L19e produces the protein MTDLSAQKRLAADELDVGEDRVWLDPEAQSELADAITREDIREQIEQGNIRAADTQNNSRGRARDRAETRSYGHRTGAGTRKGKAGGRQNEKDDWVQRIRAQRRRLRELRDDGPLDRSQYRELYDKASGGEFEDVRRLESYVEANYDVTLEDD, from the coding sequence ATGACTGATCTGAGCGCACAGAAGCGACTCGCCGCAGACGAGTTGGACGTCGGCGAGGACCGCGTCTGGCTGGACCCGGAGGCACAGTCGGAGCTCGCGGACGCGATCACCCGCGAGGACATCCGCGAGCAGATCGAGCAGGGGAACATCCGCGCGGCGGACACCCAGAACAACTCCCGTGGCCGTGCCCGCGACCGAGCGGAGACCCGCTCGTACGGGCACCGCACCGGCGCCGGCACCCGGAAGGGGAAGGCCGGTGGGCGACAGAACGAGAAGGACGACTGGGTCCAGCGGATCCGCGCACAACGACGGCGCCTGCGAGAACTGCGCGACGACGGCCCCCTCGACCGGTCGCAGTACCGGGAACTGTACGACAAGGCGTCGGGTGGCGAGTTCGAGGACGTTCGCCGCCTGGAGTCGTACGTCGAGGCGAACTACGACGTGACACTGGAGGACGACTGA